In the Nicotiana tabacum cultivar K326 chromosome 16, ASM71507v2, whole genome shotgun sequence genome, one interval contains:
- the LOC142170249 gene encoding uncharacterized protein LOC142170249, which produces MSSSINVSILAIFILAFFCATSKPDSPKLLDKACAWGSTDWNSSFCLDVLKSSPLIISAEDLLRLTLSIIETGLINATRTQIYIGEKLKGNITGVESKSALGQCLNLYGQIIGLYKSALVNVEKHKLYDVASFEFSIAANNADYCQGWLLFSGISDADISSGNKFVKYLSLAGYTVVNDLIISDWLIKN; this is translated from the coding sequence ATGTCTTCATCAATCAATGTTTCAATTCTTGCAATATTTATTTTGGCATTCTTTTGTGCTACATCAAAGCCAGATTCTCCAAAATTGCTCGACAAGGCTTGTGCTTGGGGTTCAACAGATTGGAATTCTTCCTTCTGTTTAGACGTTTTGAAATCAAGTCCTTTGATCATATCAGCAGAGGATTTGCTGCGACTAACGCTATCAATCATCGAAACAGGACTAATAAACGCAACAAGAACACAAATATACATTGGAGAGAAGCTTAAAGGAAATATTACAGGAGTCGAATCAAAGTCAGCTCTTGGTCAATGTCTCAACTTGTATGGTCAAATAATAGGTTTATACAAGAGTGCTTTGGTTAATGTTGAAAAACATAAGTTATATGATGTAGCAAGTTTTGAATTTTCAATAGCTGCCAATAATGCTGATTATTGTCAAGGTTGGCTACTTTTTTCTGGAATTTCTGATGCTGACATTTCAAGTGGTAACAAATTTGTTAAGTATCTTAGTTTAGCAGGATATACTGTTGTAAATGATCTTATAATCTCAGATTGGCTTATCAAGAACTAG